The following proteins come from a genomic window of Sorghum bicolor cultivar BTx623 chromosome 3, Sorghum_bicolor_NCBIv3, whole genome shotgun sequence:
- the LOC8068023 gene encoding dynamin-related protein 5A codes for MENLISLVNKLQRACTALGDHGEDSALPTLWDSLPTIAVVGGQSSGKSSVLESVVGKDFLPRGSGIVTRRPLVLQLHRIDGAGEYAEFMHHKNKKFTDFALVRKEIADETDRETGRTKQISTVPIYLSIYSPNVVNLTLIDLPGLTKVAVEGQPDSIVHEIENMVRSFIEKPNCIILAISPANQDLATSDAIKISREVDPKGERTFGVLTKIDLMDKGTDAVDILEGRSYRLQFPWISVVNRSQQDINKNVDMIAARIREREYFASLPEYKHLAHRMGSEHLAKMLSKHLESVIKSRIPGIQSLITKATADLESELCRLGKPIAADAGGKLYTIMEICRMFDGIYKEHLDGVRSGGEKIYYVFDNQFPVALKRLQFEKHLTMENIKKLITQADGYQPHLIAPEQGYRRLIKSCLVSMKGPAEAAVDAVHAILKELVHRAVKETHELKQFPTLRVEVSSAAFKALERMREESKKNTMMLVDMECSYLTVDFFRKLPQDVEKGGSPTHSIFDRYNDSYLRRIGSNVQAYVNMVCSTLRNSIPKSIVYCQVREAKRSLLDHFFTELGARETKQLSKLLDEDPEVMERRAKLAKRLELYRSAQAEIEAVAWAK; via the exons ATGGAGAACCTCATCTCTCTCGTCAACAAGCTTCAGCGCGCGTGCACCGCCCTCGGCGACCACGGCGAAGATAGCGCGCTCCCCACACTATGGGACTCGCTACCGACTATCGCAGTCGTCGGCGGCCAG AGTTCGGGTAAATCCTCGGTGTtggagagtgtggttgggaagGATTTCCTACCTCGGGGTTCAG GAATTGTTACGAGGCGTCCCCTGGTTCTGCAACTTCACAGGATTGATGGGGCAGGAGAATATGCAGAGTTCATGCACCATAAGAATAAAAAATTCACAGATTTTG CCCTAGTGAGGAAGGAGATTGCTGATGAAACTGACCGAGAAACTGGCCGCACAAAGCAAATATCAACTGTGCCCATTTATTTGAGCATATATTCCCCAAATG TTGTTAACCTTACTCTTATTGATCTTCCTGGGCTTACTAAGGTAGCTGTAG AGGGACAACCTGATAGTATCGTGCATGAAATTGAAAACATGGTTCGCTCGTTCATCGAGAAG CCCAATTGCATCATTCTTGCAATTTCTCCAGCCAATCAGGATCTTGCAACATCTGATGCAATAAAGATTTCACGTGAAGTTGATCCAAAAG GTGAAAGGACCTTTGGTGTGCTTACAAAAATTGACTTAATGGACAAGGGCACAGATGCAGTTGAT ATACTAGAAGGAAGGTCCTATCGACTACAATTTCCATGGATTAGTGTTGTCAATCGTTCCCAACAAGATATAAACAAGAATGTAGACATGATTGCTGCTAGGATTAGAGAGCGTGAATATTTTGCAAGTCTACCAGAATATAAACACCTTGCTCACAGAATGGGATCAGAGCACTTAGCAAAGATGCTTTCAAAG CATTTGGAATCTGTGATTAAATCAAGAATTCCAGGGATCCAGTCTCTAATAACCAAGGCCACTGCAGATCTAGAAAGTGAACTTTGTCGTCTTGGAAAACCCATTGCTGCAGATGCTGGA GGAAAGCTGTACACTATTATGGAAATATGCCGCATGTTTGACGGTATCTACAAGGAGCATCTAGATGGAGT GCGTTCTGGTGGTGAGAAGATCTACTATGTCTTTGACAACCAATTTCCAGTGGCTCTTAAACGGTTGCAATTTGAAAAACATCTTACAATGGAAAACATAAAGAAACTTATAACACAAGCTGATGGATACCAACCACACTTAATAGCTCCAGAGCAAGGATACCGGCGTCTAATAAAGTCCTGTCTAGTTAGTATGAAAGGTCCAGCTGAGGCAGCTGTTGATGCG GTCCATGCAATACTCAAGGAGCTAGTTCACAGGGCTGtaaaggagacacat GAGCTGAAGCAGTTTCCGACTCTTCGTGTGGAAGTAAGCAGTGCAGCTTTTAAAGCATTGGAAAGAATGCGGGAGGAGAGCAAGAAAAATACAATGATGCTTGTTGATATGGAGTGCAGCTATTTAACTGTAGATTTCTTTAGGAAGCTTCCTCAGGATGTTGAGAAGGGTGGAAGTCCAACACACTCCATCTTTGATAGATACAATGATTCGTACCTCAGACGAATTG GTAGTAATGTACAGGcatatgtcaacatggtatgcTCAACCTTGAGGAACTCCATCCCCAAATCTATCGTTTATTGCCAAGTCCGTGAGGCCAAGCGCTCACTACTCGATCACTTCTTTACGGAGTTGGGAGCAAGAGAG ACCAAGCAGCTTTCTAAGCTTCTTGATGAGGACCCTGAGGTCATGGAGCGCAGAGCTAAGCTT